GTGTCGAAGTCGTACTCTGCGACGGCTTGGACGGCACGCTCGGCCCAGACGTCGATCCGGTCGCACTCGCCTTCGCAGACCCAGCACGACTCCTCTGGTTCTTCGTATGGCTCGTCGTCTTCGAGCGCGACGGCCGTCCGGAGTGCCCGGCCACGTTCGTCGTTGCCGAGGCCGAAACTCCGGTCGGCGACCAGCCGCCCGAGACAGGCGTTACAGAGCGGCCCGGTCGCCAGCGCGTCGCGTGCGATGTCGAGAACAGTCATTACCCGTCTGTGGCCGTCGCCGACGTAATTCCCTTTCGAGTCGTGGCGTCGCTGGCGCTCCCTGGTCGTTCACTCCACGACCAGTGGGAGGACGTACTCGCCCGTAACCGATGAGCCGAGCGCACCAAAAGACACAGTATTCTGTGTCTCCTGTGTATACATATGCCGACGATTACGGTCAACGTCGACGACGATCTCAAAGACAGGATGGAACGACATCCCGAGATCAACTGGAGCGAGGTGACACGGCAGGCAATCGAAGACAAGATCGAGAAACTCGAATTGGTGGACGAGTTGACTGCTGACAGCGAATTCACCGAGACAGACGTCTCCGAGATCGCTGCTGCCATCAACGAGCGCGCTCGCGAACGAGTCGAATCCGAGGCGGAGTAGACGAGCGATGAGACTTGTCGTCGATGCGAATGTCTTGCTGTCAGCGCTAATTACGGATGCGAAAACACGTGAGCTACTGGTCACGCTCGAACCGGACTTACTTACACCGGAAGTGATCGAAGACGAACTCGAAAAGTACGATGATCTGATCGTCGAGAAATCCGGGATGAGCATGGAGAAGGTATCGAAATTCCTCGACTTGCTGTTTCAGTACATCGAGATCGTCCCGACAGAGGAGTTGGTCCCGGAAATCGATCGTGCTGACGATGCACTCTGTGATACGGATCCGGACGACGTGCTGTATCTCGCCTGTGCACTCGCCCGCGACGCTGCCATCTGGAGTGATGACTCTGATTTTGAGGCACAGTCGCTCGTCTCAGTCTATCCGACAGCAGCGGTAGTCGAATCGTTCGAAACAAAATGAGGCGGTGAGCAGCGACTCATTCGACGACCAGTGGGAGGACGTACTCGCCCTCGAACGGCGACTCGTAATCGATTCCCACCTGTTCGTAGACCACCGCCGGAATCCCGATGTCGCCGAGGTAGAGCGGCCCGTCGAGGTCGGTGAGGCCAGTTTTGGGCAGCGCGAGCGTCAGCGTGCGGTCGGGCTCGACGGCCACGCCGGGTCGCTCGCCCGTCGTGGCGTCCACGCCCGACGGGACGTCAAGTGAGACGAGATACGCGGCTTTGGCAGCGATGTCGACGAATTCGCCGATCCGGTCGTCGGGCGCACCGTCGAGACCGTATCCGAGCAGTGCGTCGATGACGACGTCGGCCTCGACCACGGCCGCGGTCGCGTCCGTGGTTCGCTGGACGTCCATCGCCTCGAGCGTCTCCCACTGGGTCGCCGTCGCGCCCGAGAGGTCGTCCGGGTCGCGGTCCAGAACGACCGTCACGTCGATCCCGTGGTTGGTGAGGTGACGTGCAGCGCACAGTCCGCCGCCACCGTTGCCGCCCGGGCCCGCGAGGACGGTCACGCTTCGGAGCCCCGGTCGGGCGGCCATCGCGTTTCGAGCGAGGTTGCGGCCCGCGTTCTCCATCATCTGGAGGAGTTGGGGGCCGGTTTCCGAAACGGCGACGTCGTCGACGCGGCGCATCTGGGCGGCCGACACGGCGGCCACGCGCTGGCCGCGCTCGGTTCGAAACGGTGTCTGGGCCATAGTCGTCCAAAGAGTGCGGGCGGGAAAAGGTCAGTCGTCGACTGCTTCCGGGACACCCTCGCCGTGCGAGAGCGGGGCCTCGGGAGATTGCTCGTCGCCGAAGCTGACCACGCGCTGGGGGAACGGGATCTCGATGTCGGTCGCCCGCAGGGCCTTGTAGACCTCGGTGTTGAGTTCGTGGGTCGCCCGCCCGCGCAAGACGGGATCGTTGACCCAGCACAGCAGTTCGTACTGCAGCGCCGAGTCGCCAAAGGAGCGCAACCGCACGCGGGGTTTGGGCCGCTCGATCGCCAGTGCCTCGGCCTCGGCGACACCGAGCAGCGTCTCCTCGACGGCGTCGGGGTCGCTGCCGTAGGCGACGCCGACGGCGATCCGGACGCGTCGCTCGCGTTCGGGCGTCGACTCGTTGATGATCCGGGCGGCGTTGAGCACGCTGTTGGGGACGGTCACGAGCATGTCGTCGCGCGTTCGAATGACGGTCGAACGGATCGAGATGTCCTCGACCCGCCCTCGCTCACCGGATTCGAGGACGATGTAATCTCCCACTTTGTAGGTGCCGTCGAAATAGAGCGCGATCGAGCCGAAGAAGTTCGCGATGGTGTCGCGAGCGGCGAAGCCGATGACGATCCCGATGATCCCCGCGCTGGCGAGAAACGGCGTCGGGTCGATCTCCCAGAACGCGAGCAAGAGATAGATCGACACGGCGACGACGAGCACGCTCCAGATGTTCTGGAAGATGGGGACGACCTGCGCGTCGACGTGGCTGTTCTCGGTGAGTTCGTTCGAGACCTTTCGCCCCAGCTTCGTCAGCGTCAGCGCCCACAGGACGACCAGAATCGACAGCACCAGCGCTTCGACCTGTGCCGTCGTGTCCGGTGCCATCCCGAGGCCGAGCACCGAGAGATAGCTGCCCACCAGAACCACCGTCACGTACAGCGGCGGGTGAATCGTCTCGAAGACGATGTCGTCGACCTCGGTCGGAATGCGTTTCGTAGCACGTCGGATCAACAAGTCACCGCCGATCTGGACGAGTTTCGCGAGAACCACTGTCCCCAGCACCAACAGGAGAAACCCTTGCCACCGCGGGAGCGAGAGAATCCACTCCCAGGCCGCGTTTACGTAGGAAGCCGCGTTCGCCATGCCCCTCTAGTCGCGGCCAGGTGATATAACGACTCTGTCGTGCCCGGGATTGGCACGGCAGCGAGGAACCGAACCCTCTTTTCGTCCCGGGCACACCGCCTTCGGTATGGACGAGTGGCTGGTTGCGGTGCTGCT
The Halapricum salinum genome window above contains:
- a CDS encoding PIN domain-containing protein gives rise to the protein MRLVVDANVLLSALITDAKTRELLVTLEPDLLTPEVIEDELEKYDDLIVEKSGMSMEKVSKFLDLLFQYIEIVPTEELVPEIDRADDALCDTDPDDVLYLACALARDAAIWSDDSDFEAQSLVSVYPTAAVVESFETK
- a CDS encoding NAD(P)H-hydrate epimerase; its protein translation is MAQTPFRTERGQRVAAVSAAQMRRVDDVAVSETGPQLLQMMENAGRNLARNAMAARPGLRSVTVLAGPGGNGGGGLCAARHLTNHGIDVTVVLDRDPDDLSGATATQWETLEAMDVQRTTDATAAVVEADVVIDALLGYGLDGAPDDRIGEFVDIAAKAAYLVSLDVPSGVDATTGERPGVAVEPDRTLTLALPKTGLTDLDGPLYLGDIGIPAVVYEQVGIDYESPFEGEYVLPLVVE
- a CDS encoding mechanosensitive ion channel family protein; the encoded protein is MANAASYVNAAWEWILSLPRWQGFLLLVLGTVVLAKLVQIGGDLLIRRATKRIPTEVDDIVFETIHPPLYVTVVLVGSYLSVLGLGMAPDTTAQVEALVLSILVVLWALTLTKLGRKVSNELTENSHVDAQVVPIFQNIWSVLVVAVSIYLLLAFWEIDPTPFLASAGIIGIVIGFAARDTIANFFGSIALYFDGTYKVGDYIVLESGERGRVEDISIRSTVIRTRDDMLVTVPNSVLNAARIINESTPERERRVRIAVGVAYGSDPDAVEETLLGVAEAEALAIERPKPRVRLRSFGDSALQYELLCWVNDPVLRGRATHELNTEVYKALRATDIEIPFPQRVVSFGDEQSPEAPLSHGEGVPEAVDD